A stretch of the Betaproteobacteria bacterium genome encodes the following:
- a CDS encoding TMEM165/GDT1 family protein, translating into MQALLTSTALVALAEIGDKTQLLSFVLAARLRRPWPILGGILLATLANHALAGAVGNWIASLVPRSILIVGVG; encoded by the coding sequence ATGCAGGCACTGCTCACTTCCACGGCGCTGGTCGCGCTGGCCGAGATCGGCGACAAGACGCAACTCCTCTCCTTCGTGCTGGCGGCGCGTCTGCGCCGGCCGTGGCCGATATTGGGCGGCATCCTGTTGGCCACGCTGGCCAACCATGCCCTGGCCGGCGCGGTCGGCAACTGGATCGCGAGCCTGGTGCCGCGCTCCATCCTCATCGTCGGGGTCGGTTT